CGGGACATTATCTGCCCGAGGGCGTAGTCCGGATTACAGCATGAGCAGCTCTCCCCCGTGAACCCCTGGCAAGAGTCGTACTCGCCATCCGGCCCGTTGCATGTTGTAGTTTCTAAAAGATCAAAAGAGCTGAGCGAGCTGCCTGAAGAGATCCAGAGAAACACACGAGTCCCACTGCGGCTCCGAGAGGAACTTGAAGGCTTTGGTATGAGATTCAAAGTGAAAGTCGAGCAGCACCGAGTCATTCGCCTGAATCCTTGTGGATACAGTGTTGTTCCTCTTCAAATACAGGTTTTACAGTGTCAGCACATCTGAGAAGGGGGAGGTTGAACTCACAGGCAGATGTGTGAGCTGGAAGGCGAGCAGGTCCTGTGAGGCTGTTCTGGCAAATGAGGGTcgttggtgcagatccagcgACTGGCAGGGCTGCTTGTTCAGTGCATAATAatcttaatgttgttttttaaatggaacaaagagacaaagttAATGAAGCAGTAAAATGACACAATAAATCAACATGAGagtaaaactgtttaaaatctGTTATATAGGACCCATTAAAGATATATAAGGGTTCACTTTCTTCTATACACACAGGTCTCTACGGGGAATTGTGGGCTgagagaacagaaacacaatcagatCTATTCTAAAACATTTGAACCAACATATATTGTGGTGTGAATAAACTCTAACTCATATTCCTCATTTGAACATTGAGCAGATACTCATGTCTGTCCTCCATATGTGAATAATTTGAATTAGAAGTTCTGACGCAGCTCCATTGAGACTTGAATTAATGAAGCTCAGCACTCCAGATAGAGCTGAATGGAACAATTTGTAACTACAAAGAAAGATTTCTGGAACAAAATATGTAGGATAGTTTTTCTTATTGTCAGGCAGCGAGGTTTCCTCATCTCAATCTTTACAAGTATCTATTTatccactgaacacacacagttctgGTTCCTTTTTAAAGATCTCTGTGCAACAAGCGTCACTATCTCAATCTCTATcaactataaaaaaaagttttgttttttgagtCACTGGTCTGAGTTCAGGTCAAGTCATAAATCCATCAATCCTGGACAGGTCGGCAGCGtgtcacagggccaacatacaaagacaaccaaccattcacactcacagctTCAGTCTATAGTCCCCAGTTAACCAAACCCcaagctgcatgtctttggaccgTGGGAGGAGGCCGGAGTACCTGGAGGcccggggagaacatgcaaaccacGACCAAGCAGGGATTCAAACCCTCAGATTTTTGTATTAGCTTTGTTAACGAGTCATCCTTAATCGATGTTTATTTACGTTTGGTAGTTTTGCACTAACAATTTACAATCTCAAGAATGACTTCTTAGTCCTAGTTTTTTTAACTAACACACAGAAGCGCTACGGATGAAACTGTAACGACTATTTTCTGGATGTCAACAGATCCATCTCCATGATAGCTGAACACCTCCGTTTGCAGAAGTGATGTGACAACGGACAATATTCTAcaaaaaagctttaaaacatGCTGCCCTCTCTAATCTACATAAGGATGTGAAATGTATAGGGTTTAGAAAATAGGTCACTATGGTCGCTCTGGATGCTCTCAaagtttttattgaaattcacCTCGAAGATTGTATGTGTATTGTGTATCTGGCGTATGGCAACTGTAATTGTCTGTTTTGTCAACTCATTCTTATAATACTGTTTTGCTTTGCCAGGTCTCTCTTGTTAAAAGATGTTAATCTCAGTGAGACTTCAACCCATTTAAATAACAGATATATTCTGTAGGTTATATATAAGTACATGTCTGCGTTTGAAAGAAACATTCAAATCCTGCGCGCTGTCTCACCTGTTTACACACAACCAGTTGTTTGGGCAAAACTGTCAGATTGTCAGCTTTATTTGAAGCTAAGTCCTCACATCTGACTCATGAAGTCTATACTGCTCTGACAGcatcatctttaaatgtttgcttttttttaaagagacatCAGCTCTTTCACAGCAAACCAAAGCTAAATAATTCACTCCAATAGTCCCACATACAAGTCATTGAGGCCTTTGAGATCCAGGTAGTGTAATACAGGTAGTGTTGTTTCAGGCTCAACCATATTCTTCGGTGAGGAAGGTCACAGAGCAGCTCCCACTTGGTGCCGAACAGTCTGTCCTCCTCATTATGAAAGGACAAAAGGGGACAAAAAGCCTGACAAAGCTCACATCCCTCTGGAGCCCGAATTTGGAACATAGACACCCACGGGCAATATTTGCTCCCTTTATTGTGTCCACAGAGGCCATGTGTCGCCCTTGAAACACTCTTAAAGGCTTTGGCCCAAAAATGGCtgagtttcacttttctttaaCTTCGACACCAGCTGAGAATAAGATGGACGAAACTCCTGAGTCTTAAGATTCACTTGGTATAGTTGATACATTAGAATTAATGTGTCATAATCAAATGCTTTCCAGTGGTAATGGAAACCGTTCACACAGATGATGACGTCTAAGTTGTGAGACTAATAAGCACCGATAAATTAGCAGAATGATATTGTGCATTTGGTTTATTGAGTCTGGAGACAAGCTCAGTTTAAAAGAATAAGACTGAAAGAACACATCTTCATACAACATATTGTACACTTTGTACCTTGAACAAACACGATCAATtattggatggatggacatACGTACGGactgatagatagatggatggatagagggatagatagatggtGTAGTGGAATGATACAATTATCTACAAATACTCATACGGTTATAtgaatatatctatatatctatatgtatcatcatttcattaaaggtcacagtgagtCTGATCACACAAACAGTCCTTATTCCATGTGCAATAACAGGATGAGTGGTTGTGCCAAGTTTTAGGAATTTGCAAATGATAGATGGAATTTGCTATGGGTTGTTTTTGATGTTCTGAGACACTATACTTAAGATGCAGGACATCATCTAGACCTCTTTCACAGGGAGACTTGGGAAGAGGACTCAGAACCACCTACTTCCAGCACTCTATAAATCAGACCCTAGTCAGAGGAAACACGTGATCCCAGCTGAAGTCTGACccctggaggaggaaggggccGAAGACAGAGGTGGTGTGGAACTTGGTTGACAGGGCGAGTGGACAAAGAAGGACCTTTTCAACACCAACAAACCTGCACAGGTGGGAAATGAGAAGGGACCCACTATATAAGTTATAGAAGGTGAGACCCACCGGTGCACATACTGGTGGAGTGCAAGATCACACTTAACCAGGGGAGATACAGAAGGTGTCATAACAAGGTCCCCAAAGCACAGGCTGAAACGAGAGACAGAAAAGGCATCAGATCCACGTGAGACCAGCTAAATCTATGCAGCTCATCCGGGAGTAGAAGTCGCCTTCATCCAAGTAGACTCCCTGTGGAAGATGCTCAACCTCCTGGTAGTagcacagagagggagaaagacagcTGGTTTGGGGTCAGGAGCAAAAAGGATATTTTTGTCAGTGGAACAAGAGGGAGGAGCTGAACTTCAAGCCAGGAGAAGACGGGCAGTTATTGTCAGTCCCtgccgacccccccccccccccccccccccccaactggAGGACATTGTGGAACAGCCAAGGAAGATTTAATTCAACCTGACATCTCCCAGCTGAAaactcaaaataataaaaatagcaTTGGATTGTGATGTCTTCTATTCTCAGTATCTATGGTCACATGAGTTTGAGATGTGCTATAAGGAAACCAGACACAATTTCAGATGGAGCAAGATAGGggaagatgttgatgctaaAAGCAGAAGGAGTTTCATTCGTGTTATAATTTTGACAAACCACCACTGAAAGAACACATCTTCATAGTGCATAGTGATATGTGAACTGTTGTGCTGGACTGTGTCAACCTACAGCACATCCACATACAACATATTGTACACTTTGTAACTTGAACAAACACGATCAATTATGTCAGTTTTTGTGCATCATTGGAATGTAAGCTGCATTATCACAGAGTCGCGTGCACCACTTTGACACGGTGTCTATTGGCCAGCCTGCCTGCAGCAAAGGTTACAGAGCTTATGTCCCATTCAGAGCGATTACTGATGGGCACACTGTTGTGCGGTTCAGGGGATTTGGGCAGAGTCACAGCAAAGGTATGAGTCATCAACATTGCTCTCGTCTGTTTACCAAcacctcctttcctctcccctcccacaTAATCGAGGACGCCACCTCCTCACCCTGATATAACCCTGTAATCTTTACTTTTTCTCTTTACACAGCTTCTGGTTGGTGGGGAGTTTGCCTCAAAGCctcacaacagacacacacagcattggGATAAATACTGTCCCCGCTCAATGAACAATATAGGCTGAGGAAATGTGCAATAAAGTATTTATGTAAATACAAGAATGATAAATTGGCCATGTGTTTCTAAACTGTCTGATAGAGAGGGTGCAGCTGATGGTCAGATcataaagagaaaatgtgtcGGCCCCTCTGTTAATCTCCATGATGGCAAGTCTGACACAGACTTACAGCAAAGCTGTAAACGCCATTTACCAAGTAGAGTGACGCCCTCTGCTGGTGAACTGCGGAACAGATTTCCAGACAGAAGAGGAATATACAAAGCAtctaaaaaaatgaatttacttGACATTTGCGGAactttttgtccttttgtttttgtatgcagacaaaatacagttttttatgTATAGGGGTGTTGCCCTATAGTTGCTTTAAATCTGTGACATTGATTCATTTTGATTACttttataaataatacaatagaATTAGATTTTTCCAACATTTACCACAACTTGGTAAAACCTTGTATTCCCCTCTGTGCCATCTCCTGGGGTGTGACAGCTGTACGGTGCACGGTAATGTCAGCCCAGCCTCATTCAACACGTCTGACTGGCCGTCACTcagtgctttttgttttttccttctccaGCACCTGTGCTCGGCCGTCACACAGCTCAGAGAATGACTCTGCTGCCATCTCAGCAGAGGAACAACGGACTCTGTGACAAAGCTTCCCCGACGCTGCCCTGGGGACCATACATGTGGAGGCAGGTAGGTCGTTATATATTAAACAGGGTCAGAGGTTATGTTTCATCACTAGTGGAGCTATAGCCGGACGTATACTACAGCAGAATCAGGTattcttcttgttttgtgtgtatttatatgcgGTGTGTATCCATCCACTTCCATGTCTCTGCAGTGGCATTGCTTCATCTATTTATAGCTGCTGGGACATTTGCTCAGTGTCCATTTAGAAATGCCATGCAACACATAAGGCTTACAGCTTTCATCTGTAAACGGGAAGGTCAAGAAGCTGCTTCAGAAGTCGACCTTTAACATGAAGCACTGATAAGACAATAGAAGTTACTTTTTGCCATTCATCATATATTCAGCATATATTCAGCTGAACTCTGACTGCATCTtctgcaaatgtttaaaaatgccACATCCTTTTGAAACAAACTTAGTTTTGAGCTTCTTCCATtttcctctcaccctctctctgtcagggaAGGGATGGAAGAAAGCTATGAGACATTTGAGGAGGAGTTAGGGACATCAAGAGCAGATCCTCCTCCACACAAGCCTGTTCGACAGATCCGCAGACCAGGTGGCGACACACATCctaacacacacgtacacagaaTCTGTAATGCCTGCACATAAAGCACTCATCCGTTGTATTGTCCAACTCTATAAATACTTACGAGCATCAGCGAAGGGAGGCGCTGAAATATGACTCCTGGTCAAAGTGAGCACAGTGATAATGCACCTTGGCCGTGTTGGACGGATGGTTGGGGAACAGATTGTTTCACTTGTCAGAGAACTGTAGTAGGCCTCAGCTCATCTAAACACAATCGTGGTATATTGGTAATAAGACTAGGGCTGGGTGAAATTATatgaagataaaaaatgtcagtcgatatcgataattatcacgatacATGTcccattattattttctatttggattattaaaatgttgtcaAAACGAATTTCTGAATAGGTTTAAACATATGTggataaataaactttatattgAGGGCATGGTTGTTcaggcttttgtttgtttttggtttgtgatacctcacccccccccccccctcagtaaCTCTATATCTGTCTGTTTCAGAAATGTATGCTGCAAGGAAAATCAGAGAGGTTAGTTGGAAAAGAACCaacatgaaaaatgtttcactgtctcccccccccccactgataTCTCTTTTATTCTCAACTACATGTTGCCCTCCAACAGGAAATGGCTCCAGCTTCACAACAACCAAGGGCAGAACCCAAGACTTTACTCAGAGAACCCAGCTTCCCTAGAACACGTGAGccatttcttttattctgtgtaACCCTCAGCTTTTCAAGGACATGATTCAACATTGAAGTATATTAGctgattcattttcttgtcAAGACgactttgtctttgtgtggtGGGAGCCAGCAGgctaaacagaaaaacactctGTAAAAGGTGACAACTGTTACAATgtcatttgattgattttaaaattcaaacatgTAACTGTGAAAACAATAACTTTAATATTTTGGGGTTATTTGCCATCACCAATGAAAGTCACTACACCCATCCAACAAGTACTCCAGCATATAACATAGAGCGAGCCCAACTATCTATGTTTACATAATATGTAAGACAAATAACTATTTTCctaatttaagtttttttccctttttatttatgGGTATAGGTAGCCGTAAGAGTTTGATCTTACATCTTAAGAATCATTACCagttattttaaacaaatatatcgATATCAGAAATGTCTTGTCATCCCCAATATCGGAATCTACATCGGCCCCCAAAAACCCATATCGGTTGGATTCTAATATAAACCCCCATAAAGTAGAAAATTGTTGCATTCCTACTTGAATTTTTGTATCAATTAAAAAGACACAATATAACATATTAAGATTTAGTTGCTTGAGCCAGAGTAagcttttctctgtctttaGTCTTTATACTAATCTAAATTTagcagctgctggctgtagcttcagTTATAACAGGGGAACAGATCAACAAAAAGAGAGTACGCAATTTGTCCTTCCTTTTGATATATTCTTCCCTTTCTTGTCTTCCCCCAGCATCCTTGCCTAAAACCTTGTCCACACAAAACCCGGCCCAGATAGAAACACCGTGGGAGAACGTCACTCTGAACCGATGTCTGTTTGTGGCCATCACCATCCTCGTGCTCACCTCGGGCTTTCAGAGGCTTCATGGTAAAGTAAACTAGAAGGAAAGTAGAACATGACGCACACAAATGGAATAACTGCTGTAAATgagttgtttctttaaaaaaaatacagaaactttGCGTAGTCAGGGGACTTCGCACAGTCAGGAGGAAGAAGTTGTTGGACTGAAGGTGAGATGGTCAGAAATATCACGTCACAGAGGACAACCATCAGAGGTAAATTACTATTGGTTATTTATTACTTTGTTATTCAATCTTAGTTTTACTGCTGTACCCACTTCATGTGCTCTCCCCCCTCTAGCCTCAGACATCTCTGTGGGATTTAATGTTGTTGTGGCTGCCAGACCTTGATGAcgaagaggatgaggaggaagaagacgacGACGTAGAATTGAAAAGAGggagagcaaagagaggagcaatGGCACGAACACCAAGAGGTCTCAGAAACAGGCCGCTACCGGACAAAAAGCTCACGAAGCAAAGAGATGGGAAATTAAAGGACAGGAGGGTCAGGAAAGCCGGGGAtgaagaaaccaaagacaagaacaaaatagatgaggaggaggaactcGAAGAAGCAGCGagggaagaagatgaagatcaAGGCGAGGATGAGGAGATAGTACCTGAGAAGAATAAAAggttggaggagaagagagagaagaaaaagactCAAAAGGAATGAGTTTATTATTTCTTCTGTCAGACACCAATTAATTTTCTAATTCATCAACAATGATTTTCTAATTTGAATCTTTTGAATTCAATCTTTAAAACTCAAAAGTAATCTATGCTTCCAGGACACAGAAATGTTGTGCTCCAGCTTTTTGTTGCCGTGTTTGATCGAGGATTCTGTTTGATTCACCAGCGAAGTCACTGTCACTTGAAATATCCATGTAATTAACAGATTTCTCTCTTTATagtgttaaaataaataaaacttatttCAGTCTGTCAGCTGCTTATGAAGGTTTCCAGTTCACTcagctgtttgaaatgtgaaGCCAGAAATATCTAATTCTTACAGAAGAGGCAGAATATGGGAACATGGATCGCGTTTGTATTTTAATCAACATTTTGGATCCCTACTCTGTCATCCGAGAGCTGCTTTGAAGAGATAAAAGGTCTTGgtgaattttcagtttttatgatcAGGAGAAATTCTGAGTCAATACCATCACTAGCTTactcttttcttttgtgtttcttatgcTGTGACCCACTCTCCAAATCGCTGATACATCAATATATTCTTGTGTATGATGTCTTTGGAAAAGCAAGacataaaaatggaaatgttttttctcctcatcaTTTAATTACAAAAACAGACTCTTAAAAGATCTGACTCCAAGCATTTATACAAAACAGTACAGCGTAGTTATGACAATGTTGCAGACTGCCTCACACATTTAGATAAACcaaacaaatgtataaaaatctACTAATGTGGACTTTAAACATCAActgaagggaaaataaaaactgaatgtacCTGCAGTGCCTAAGGTGAGCTGGACACCGCAGGCAGGGAAGTGGGACTGCAGACCATGAAAGAAAGCAATCATGATCCACTGGTAGATGATCAATTATTAGATAATGAGAGTCCATCGGGAGGTGGCGGCCTCATTGGCATGGGGGGCATGGGCATCTGGGGGGCACCCGGGGCACCAGGTGGGAGTGGGGGGACAGACATCCCTCCTGGTGGGGGAGGGGGCATTGAATCATTTAGTGACCGGGGTCCAACTCCAGTCATGAGAGGAAGGGGGCGCTTCACACCTGCAGGAGGCACTGGACCAGTGGACTGGGGAATAGCTTTCTCCATTTTGAAGTGAAATTGCAGGAAGaactggaaatgaaaaaaaacaacatgaaagatGGATTACATCACATATATCctattttctaaataaaatacCTAGGTTACCTTTGTGATAATAAATCAGCTTATCAGTACCTGTTTAGTTTCTCTGTTCCAGTGGGTCCAGAAGCGGTTTTCTGCTTTATCAATTTCTCTACTGGGGACCTGAAGGACCAAAGATAATGATGTCACCGCAGGAAGAATAAAATCGTataaaagcagagaaacaaaagagcATCTTCCTCTCACCTTGAAGGCAATAGTCTCATATGGCTCAGCAGCAAGCAGCAGGTACTGCCAGCGACGGTCAGGGGGCTCAATGCGCTGCTCATAGGCAGACATGAAACGGTGCCTCGGTCCGATTCCTTCAGCGATCTCTGGGTAGTCGATCTGatggacagagaaacaaaaaaactgctTGTTTACAGGTTTGTCCTAATGTCTTTTCTCTGATGGATAGAACATCACTGCAGCAGTACATATGAGGTGCTGCTGTGAACccattttaaactattttagTGTAGAGATGCTATTTATCACAGAAtaatcacacaaaaacagattGTGTGGgatttttaatcaaatcaatcaacaGTGTACACTGAACCACAAGCTTGCTGATTCCTCTATAAAGAAGACATAACAATAGACAAACAGAGTATGAGCTTTTGCATGCAGCACTGAATTACAGAGCAGTATGACAATGAAAATACACAATTCACTATATGTATAAGTTGAGAAGTATTACTGTGAGGAGAAGATAATTATAATTTCTCTTGTTTACTAAATGCAAAGACCAAAGTAAAGggaaaattaaatatgaattaccTTATTAATAATATTCTCTAAATAACTAAAATCCTTTACAATCTACAGAATTTCATGAGGATTCCCAAAGAACACAAACCTGGAAAAGTAAAGACTGCTGTCCAGTTTCGGAGTCTCTCTGTTTGGTGACTAAAGAAGACAGAAATACGGACCATGTGTTAAAATACAATGTATATGCAGTCATATTACTATCCACATAACCTACACAATGCACTGATATATAACCCATAGCCCGCTTACCTTTGTATCCTGGTCGACCGATTTTGACAAATTTCTTGACCTCAACTTTGACTTTGGCTGGAGCCGGCTGAGCAGGAGCTTCTTTCGCCTCTTTGGCTGCTCGTCGTGCtctgaatcaaacaaaaagtTTTCTCTTCCGTTATTCAATACACTGGAAACATTAACTTTGGTTTCTCAGTCGTGGGCAAGTGAAGTATTGaagtaaacacaaaataagAATAAGCAACTGAACCAAACCTaagagacaaaacatttttcatttgttaggGTAAAAACAAGATGTGGACTCACAAGTTGGTCTGATGTTTCTTTCCTTGTGTATGCGCCAAGTAACTCCCCTGTAATGAAGAGAGTAATTTGTAATTTTCAAAACGTTCAAAAATATTGCGACGTTCAGGTAATTGAGGGAAGTTCCATCGTGTGTCCCCTCACCTCATTGTTATGAAGTGTCAGACAAAGCTTGCACTCATATGAACCCAAGTGATTCTTCATAAAATAGGGATCTTTGTTGATGTCAATGGTCTCCAGGGCCAGCTGCCGTAACCGCTCCCGTCTGTCTCGGTTACTCTCGGAGGAAGACGCCACCCCTCCACTCCCCGTCTTCCCTCCAGCTCGGTGCTGGAAATCCATCTTTGCAAAGTTCTGGACTCAAACGCACAGCTGAGTGTCCAGTCCAACCTGGACAGGTCCTTCAAGCAGATCCTTCCTGATTCTCTGGAAAACAAACGTAGAACATTCAGACATGGCTGCCCAGGATGGACTCACATATATTACCAAACTTTTAAGACTCTGTTTTAACTGTAATGATAATTTACTTTATTGCTCATGTGACAAATTATAATTTCAATAAACATgtatattatgtttatttacGCGGTTGGTGAGTagatgaaggaaataaaaatcatcaaTATGCTAAATTGGACCAAACAGTTCTTGATGCTAGCTTAGCTTGCATGGGGTCGGTCTAACTACTGGGAAGTAAAGCAAAAGACAACAGCAAACTaattcaaacaaatgtttcCGAGTTACATAAAATAATTTGGTTTAATACGCTACGACACAAAAGCTTTCTATAAAATCACTCTCTTCAAATCCATTTAGCTGCAATATGCTAGCGGACGTTATGCgaaatgctaatgctaacgctAAGCTAGCGGTGTTATAGCTCGCAATGAATGGTTTTTAACCAATCCGAACGATCAAACTAAGAGTGAAACGTAGTACGTGATAATATGTTTGTAAATTATAGGACACAATTAGAAGTATACACGAGGAAACCGTATAAACAGCGTTCTTTGTCCAAAACACTCACCGAGTCCACAACGTTAGAATCACGCCACAGTAAACTCGTACTGCGCATGCCCAAGTGGCTTTCTCTACATCCGCTTTTttcggcagcttcaggcttaTTACCGCCCCCTGCCGGACTGGAGCAGAGGCCGAACTGGCCTGAAATATTCTTTGTCTGGTTTTAAGTGGAACAAAATGTGCAATTCAGCATCTGAATTTTAGAGGAGGCGATTGATTAAATGCcccatttccttttttaatgatAAATAGTTATTTTTGTGAATTGTGCCCTGAAGATTGAAATGGTTTATTTTGGATCTGTGACCATTCTCACAAAAAGTATTTTCACTTATTCCTCAAATCACTGACTACAGTCGATGAGCTCTGGACAACTCATCCAATGTTATTGTtggcaaaaaacacacacttccaaaCGCAGTTC
Above is a window of Hippoglossus hippoglossus isolate fHipHip1 chromosome 17, fHipHip1.pri, whole genome shotgun sequence DNA encoding:
- the LOC117777681 gene encoding junctional sarcoplasmic reticulum protein 1 isoform X1; amino-acid sequence: MTLLPSQQRNNGLCDKASPTLPWGPYMWREGMEESYETFEEELGTSRADPPPHKPVRQIRRPEMYAARKIREEMAPASQQPRAEPKTLLREPSFPRTPSLPKTLSTQNPAQIETPWENVTLNRCLFVAITILVLTSGFQRLHETLRSQGTSHSQEEEVVGLKVRWSEISRHRGQPSEPQTSLWDLMLLWLPDLDDEEDEEEEDDDVELKRGRAKRGAMARTPRGLRNRPLPDKKLTKQRDGKLKDRRVRKAGDEETKDKNKIDEEEELEEAAREEDEDQGEDEEIVPEKNKRLEEKREKKKTQKE
- the LOC117777681 gene encoding junctional sarcoplasmic reticulum protein 1 isoform X3 — its product is MTPGQSEHSDNAPWPCWTDGWEMYAARKIREEMAPASQQPRAEPKTLLREPSFPRTPSLPKTLSTQNPAQIETPWENVTLNRCLFVAITILVLTSGFQRLHETLRSQGTSHSQEEEVVGLKVRWSEISRHRGQPSEPQTSLWDLMLLWLPDLDDEEDEEEEDDDVELKRGRAKRGAMARTPRGLRNRPLPDKKLTKQRDGKLKDRRVRKAGDEETKDKNKIDEEEELEEAAREEDEDQGEDEEIVPEKNKRLEEKREKKKTQKE
- the sf3a2 gene encoding splicing factor 3A subunit 2, which translates into the protein MDFQHRAGGKTGSGGVASSSESNRDRRERLRQLALETIDINKDPYFMKNHLGSYECKLCLTLHNNEGSYLAHTQGKKHQTNLARRAAKEAKEAPAQPAPAKVKVEVKKFVKIGRPGYKVTKQRDSETGQQSLLFQIDYPEIAEGIGPRHRFMSAYEQRIEPPDRRWQYLLLAAEPYETIAFKVPSREIDKAENRFWTHWNRETKQFFLQFHFKMEKAIPQSTGPVPPAGVKRPLPLMTGVGPRSLNDSMPPPPPGGMSVPPLPPGAPGAPQMPMPPMPMRPPPPDGLSLSNN
- the LOC117777681 gene encoding junctional sarcoplasmic reticulum protein 1 isoform X2, translated to MEESYETFEEELGTSRADPPPHKPVRQIRRPEMYAARKIREEMAPASQQPRAEPKTLLREPSFPRTPSLPKTLSTQNPAQIETPWENVTLNRCLFVAITILVLTSGFQRLHETLRSQGTSHSQEEEVVGLKVRWSEISRHRGQPSEPQTSLWDLMLLWLPDLDDEEDEEEEDDDVELKRGRAKRGAMARTPRGLRNRPLPDKKLTKQRDGKLKDRRVRKAGDEETKDKNKIDEEEELEEAAREEDEDQGEDEEIVPEKNKRLEEKREKKKTQKE